From the genome of Lotus japonicus ecotype B-129 chromosome 6, LjGifu_v1.2, one region includes:
- the LOC130726197 gene encoding uncharacterized protein LOC130726197, with the protein MGNCLGSSEKLTAEIVPHGGATAYPTVRLHGSPNSIVAAYIGFANLPNTIPPEVVPTTRPSPEPPSSTARVGRSAWIRPVTQQVGAGAEWGSRDALVQFIDARFPDLSAIGGGEEETTTASLMVRVTRLQHKSMTWHVERMVRWGEDLATRGGRKAVDPKVGSWRMEMRKFGKSYSEVLEVMMEHARMEETVLFPILDAADRGLCKAAKEEHARDLPIMNGIKEIIKSIEVLESSSPKYRDVLYTLSARLKSLQGQCKQHFMEEDLDLLPLMEAMELSKEQDESALEECFHVMQGTHNRLLKFLLEGLSPHDAMQYLDLIGKCRDKGRMEFMLRKIVE; encoded by the exons ATGGGGAACTGTTTAGGCTCGTCGGAAAAACTGACGGCGGAGATCGTACCACACGGCGGAGCCACCGCGTATCCTACTGTTCGATTACACGGCTCGCCGAACAGCATTGTAGCCGCCTACATTGGCTTCGCCAATCTCCCCAACACCATTCCGCCGGAGGTCGTCCCCACCACCAGACCTTCGCCGGAACCGCCGTCATCAACGGCGCGTGTCGGAAGATCCGCGTGGATAAGGCCGGTAACGCAGCAGGTTGGAGCAGGAGCTGAGTGGGGATCCCGCGACGCGCTTGTCCAGTTCATCGACGCGCGGTTCCCGGATCTTTCGGCGATTGGCGGTGGCGAGGAGGAAACGACGACGGCGTCGTTGATGGTGAGGGTGACGCGGCTGCAGCACAAGAGCATGACGTGGCACGTGGAGAGGATGGTGAGGTGGGGGGAGGATCTGGCAACACGTGGAGGGAGGAAGGCCGTTGATCCGAAGGTGGGGAGTTGGAGAATGGAGATGAGGAAATTTGGGAAGAGCTACTCTGAGGTGCTGGAGGTGATGATGGAGCACGCGCGGATGGAGGAGACTGTCCTTTTCCCTATTTTAGATGCTGCTGATCGAG GGCTATGTAAAGCTGCAAAGGAGGAACATGCTAGGGACCTACCCATAATGAATGGCATCAAAGAAATTATCAAATCCATTGAGGTTTTAGAATCCAGCAGCCCTAAGTACCGAGATGTTTTGTACACTCTTTCTGCTCGACTTAAATCATTGCAG GGACAATGCAAGCAACACTTTATGGAAGAGGATTTGGATTTACTTCCATTAATGGAGGCAATGGAGTTGAGCAAAGAGCAGGATGAGAGTGCACTGGAGGAATGTTTCCATGTGATGCAAGGAACACATAATCGGTTGTTGAAGTTTCTTCTTGAAGGGCTCTCACCCCACGATGCAATGCAGTACTTGGACTTGATTGGAAAGTGCAGGGACAAAGGGAGAATGGAATTCATGCTTCGGAAGATAGTTGAGTGA